ATGGATATCCGCAACCTGAAATACAACACGATGACCTCCCTGGGAGCACCGGCCCGTGATACACAGCCGGTTGCTTCGTTACAGGAAGAAGCTGTTTTATCCGCATTGCAGGTGGTTGTGGAAAATGCCATCAGTTCTCTGATGCATGAAGAGGGCGGTAAAACAATCACTGCCATGATCATGGCAGCAAACCGTGAAAGTGAGAACGCACCGGTATCGGTGAGCATTATAGGAGGGACGGCTCCCAAGCTATATCAGATCAAATCCGGCCTGGTGAAAAGCGGCATCGTGACGGCAACAGCGGCCGAAATTACTGGCAACCGTCTGAATTTGAAAATCTCCGGCAACAACATCAAAAGCGCAGACCAGTTTATTTTCGAGCATCTGTATCCTCTTTTCGAGACACTAAAAATCAGGCAACCTGGTGAAAAGCAGCTGGAGCTGTCAGGCAAGCGTGCCGTCGTTCGGCTCTGACTGATTGTTCCGGAGGCATTAGATTGTGTGGTACGCCGAGAAACTGTGAAGGAGCAGTGGGGGTAAGTCCCACCTAACAAAGGCCTAGCAAGCTATGCTGGTCCCGAGTCATGTGTGTATTCCGTGAGGTATTCCTGGAATCATAAACAAGTCTACCGTGTCCACTGCGAGTTGCGTCTCAATTAGAAACGGCAGGCCAAGAAACGCTTACCAAAACGGTTCCGGCAGGCTGGATGGGCTGCATGCCGTATCCATCACTACTTCCTACCGGCTCGTGCTGGACTTCCTGATCTGCGAGCAGGAGAGCGTGCCGGTGAATATTGTGAAAATCATGAAACAGCATACGAAACATGTATCCGGAGAAGCCGAATGACCACTCCAGACGGTTCCCTGCATGAACTTGACCGGACGCTGCGGGAAGGGGTGGCGCTGCACGATGCCGGTCGTTTCGAGGGGGCGCTGGCGCTGTACGACACTGCCCTGATCCGCTGGCCGGAAGCACCGCTGCTCTGGAACAACCGGGCCACCACCTTGCTGGAAACGGCACGGTTCGAGGAGGCTGCCGCCAGCTACCGCATGGCGTTGCAGCTGGTCCCGAAGTTGCACGACGCCCGGGTGGCGCTGGCCACCTGTCTGCAGGCCCTGGGCCGGGTGGAGGAGGCGCTGGCGGAAACGGAGACGGTACTGGCCCAGGCGCCGGACCATGCCGAAGCCCACTGGAACCGGGCACTTGTGCTGCTGCTCACCGGCCGGTATGCCGAGGGGTGGCGGGAGTACGAGTGGCGCTGGCGAAAGCGGCGCTTCACCTCGCCTCCGCGCCGTTTCGTACAGCCCGTCTGGCAGGGGGAAGATCCGGCGGGCAGGACCATCCTGATTCATGCCGAACAGGGGTTTGGCGACACGCTGCAGTTCTGCCGCTACCTGCCGCTGCTCTGCGAGCGGGGCGCCACGGTGCTGTTCGAGTGCCACCCGCCGCTGGCCCCCCTGATGGCCACCCTGGACCCGCGGATTCAGGTCTACCCCATGGGGAGCCCGCTCCCTGCCTTTGACTGTCACCTGCCGCTTTTGTCCCTGCCGCTGTGGTTCAATACCACCGCCACCACCATTCCGGCCGCCATCCCCTACCTGACGCCGCCGGCCGACCGCCTCCCCTTCTGGCGCAGCCTGCTGCCGCAGGATGGTTCACTGCGGGTCGGCCTCTGCTGGGCCGGCAAACCCTACCCCGATCCGGGGCGCAGCATTCCGGCGGATTTGCTGGCTCCCCTGGCCGCTCTCCCCGGCATCACCTTCGTTTCACTGCTGATCGGCGAGGGGCAGACCGCGCCCCCCCTTCCCCTGACCGACCTGACTGTGCTGATCCGGGACTTTGCCGACACGGCGGCGCTGATCGCCCAGCTTGATCTGGTGGTCACCATCGACACGGCGGTGGCGCACCTGGCCGGTGCCCTGGGCAAGCCGGTTCTGGTGCTGCTTCCCTGTGCGCCGGACTGGCGCTGGGGGCTGGCCGGAGAACAGTGCCCCTGGTACCCCACGGCGCGGCTGTACCGGCAGGAACGGCGCGGAGCGTGGAGCGACGTTCTGGAACAGCTGGTCAGGGATCTGCGACTGCTGCGGCAAACTCGGCAGGGGTGTTGAGGTTCAGGAAGCTGCGCCGGGCACCGGGAAGGGAAACCAGTTCCTCCCAGGGCAGCATGCGGCTCTGCACCCGGTTGAGCAGGTCCCGTATCCGTTTTTCGCCGTTCTCCAGCATCCGCTCCATCACCGGCAGGCAGCTGGTACGGTAGAGGGCGTGCAGCGGCTCGATGCCGTCCGGACTGAGCGGCACCACGGCATCGTATCCCGGGGCCAGGCCGCAGATATGCCGTACCAGTTCGGGACTCACAAAGGGCATGTCGCAGGCAACCACGAAGACCAGGTCGGTGGGGGCGTGATGGAGGGCGGCGTGGATGCCGGCCAGGGAGCCTTCTCCGGGATAGAGATCCGGCACGGCGGGACAGGGAAGGAAGGAGTACCGTTCGGGGTTGTTGGTCACCAGCAGGGTGCTGGCGAACAGGGAGGCCATGGGCTGGTACACCCGCGCCAGAAGCCGTTCCCCCGCCAGCTCAAGCAGGGCCTTGTCGGTACCCATGCGGCTTGAGGCGCCACCGGCCAGGATGGCGCCGGTGATGCCGGGAAGAGACGAAACGGGGATGCCGGATTGTCCGGCATCCCCGT
The window above is part of the Trichlorobacter ammonificans genome. Proteins encoded here:
- a CDS encoding tetratricopeptide repeat protein, with product MTTPDGSLHELDRTLREGVALHDAGRFEGALALYDTALIRWPEAPLLWNNRATTLLETARFEEAAASYRMALQLVPKLHDARVALATCLQALGRVEEALAETETVLAQAPDHAEAHWNRALVLLLTGRYAEGWREYEWRWRKRRFTSPPRRFVQPVWQGEDPAGRTILIHAEQGFGDTLQFCRYLPLLCERGATVLFECHPPLAPLMATLDPRIQVYPMGSPLPAFDCHLPLLSLPLWFNTTATTIPAAIPYLTPPADRLPFWRSLLPQDGSLRVGLCWAGKPYPDPGRSIPADLLAPLAALPGITFVSLLIGEGQTAPPLPLTDLTVLIRDFADTAALIAQLDLVVTIDTAVAHLAGALGKPVLVLLPCAPDWRWGLAGEQCPWYPTARLYRQERRGAWSDVLEQLVRDLRLLRQTRQGC
- the mobA gene encoding molybdenum cofactor guanylyltransferase yields the protein MPLAAHINGDAGQSGIPVSSLPGITGAILAGGASSRMGTDKALLELAGERLLARVYQPMASLFASTLLVTNNPERYSFLPCPAVPDLYPGEGSLAGIHAALHHAPTDLVFVVACDMPFVSPELVRHICGLAPGYDAVVPLSPDGIEPLHALYRTSCLPVMERMLENGEKRIRDLLNRVQSRMLPWEELVSLPGARRSFLNLNTPAEFAAAVADP